The following proteins are co-located in the Solanum pennellii chromosome 8, SPENNV200 genome:
- the LOC107028206 gene encoding uncharacterized protein LOC107028206: MQTSNIMEDEDVSPNASLQRNGSFICVAAPFLYDKLPEEPLKLSILKLDGSSFDIEVPRNGNVDDLKRSVVEAFSYCKISWLHVWGHFCLSYDGQKLLSDDDLIGTYGIKDGDKLSFVRHVSVGHNPKMTQSEVNHQFDPKVSNDFDGLKGEEEDNHHDQDDEDNSSEDEYNGCGVSNCQYRLFHLFRGLFSYQKLEMSERRAEQKTE, translated from the exons aTGCAGACCTCAAACATAATGGAGGACGAAGATGTTAGCCCGAACGCTTCATTACAAAGGAATGGATCATTTATTTGTGTTGCAGCACCATTCTTGTATGATAAGTTACCTGAGGAACCCCTTAAGCTTTCCATCCTCAAATTAGATGGCTCTTCTTTCG ATATTGAAGTGCCTAGAAATGGTAACGTGGATGATCTCAAACGGTCCGTGGTAGAGGCCTTCAGCTATTGCAAGATTTCATG GTTACATGTATGGGGGCATTTTTGTCTGAGTTATGACGGACAGAAACTACTTTCAGATGATGATTTGATAGGAACCTACGGGATCAAGGATGGCGATAAG CTTAGTTTTGTGAGACATGTGTCGGTTGGCCACAATCCAAAAATGACGCAATCAGAGGTCAACCATCAGTTTGATCCCAAAGT ATCCAACGACTTTGATGGGCTTAAAGGTGAAGAAGAGGATAATCATCATGACCAAGATGATGAAGACAACAGTTCAGAGGACGAGTATAATGGATGTGGTGTTTCCAATTGCCAGTACAggttatttcatttatttagaggATTATTCTCATATCAGAAACTGGAAATGTCAGAAAGAAGAGCGGAACAGAAGACAGAGTAA